A window of Natrinema versiforme contains these coding sequences:
- the psmB gene encoding archaeal proteasome endopeptidase complex subunit beta — protein MNNWTGGSGPQGNADPSPYDPELGSLPNGTQSDEHGDTVNKTGTTTIGITTDEGVVIATDMRASLGGRFVSNKDVQKVEQIHPTGALTLVGSVGGAQSFIRTLRSEVNLYESRRGETMPIEALATLAGNFARGGPFRAINPILGGVDSEGSHVYSIDPAGGVMADDYTVTGSGMQLAYGLLEQEYEEGLSLKEAQSVAARAIKSAVERDTGSGNGVFLAEVTDEGVDIQGHNDFDAVI, from the coding sequence ATGAATAACTGGACCGGTGGGTCGGGCCCGCAGGGCAACGCCGATCCGTCGCCGTACGACCCCGAACTCGGCTCGCTCCCCAACGGGACACAGAGCGACGAACACGGGGACACCGTCAACAAGACCGGGACGACGACCATCGGCATCACGACCGACGAGGGCGTCGTCATCGCGACGGACATGCGCGCCAGCCTCGGCGGGCGGTTCGTCTCGAACAAGGACGTCCAGAAAGTCGAGCAGATCCACCCGACGGGGGCGCTGACCCTCGTCGGCTCGGTCGGCGGCGCGCAGTCGTTCATCCGAACGCTGCGCTCCGAGGTCAACCTCTACGAGTCCCGACGCGGCGAGACGATGCCGATCGAGGCGCTGGCGACGCTGGCCGGCAACTTCGCCCGCGGCGGTCCCTTCCGAGCGATCAACCCCATCCTCGGCGGCGTCGATAGCGAGGGCAGCCACGTCTACAGCATCGACCCCGCCGGCGGCGTGATGGCAGACGACTACACCGTCACCGGCAGCGGGATGCAACTGGCCTACGGGCTCCTCGAGCAGGAGTACGAAGAGGGCCTCTCGCTCAAGGAGGCGCAGTCGGTCGCGGCTCGCGCGATCAAAAGCGCCGTCGAGCGCGACACCGGCTCGGGCAACGGCGTCTTCCTCGCCGAGGTCACGGACGAGGGCGTCGACATTCAGGGCCACAACGACTTCGACGCGGTCATCTAA
- the psmA gene encoding archaeal proteasome endopeptidase complex subunit alpha — protein MQGQSQQQAYDRGITIFSPDGRLYQVEYAREAVKRGTASVGLRTPDGVVLAANRQVSSTLMERSSVEKIHKADEHIGVASAGHVADARQLVDLARRRAQGEQLRYGQQIGVETLTRAVTDHIQEYTQTGGARPFGVALLVGGIEDGEPKLFETDPSGTDYEWKAAAIGGDRDVIQGYLEENYRDDLDVDGGLELAVSALSEPEDEVVAAEDVDVATITTEDESFQSVDDDRLESILAEIETEESDE, from the coding sequence ATGCAAGGACAATCCCAACAGCAGGCCTACGACCGGGGAATCACCATTTTCTCCCCGGACGGACGCCTCTATCAGGTCGAGTACGCCCGCGAGGCCGTCAAACGCGGTACCGCGAGCGTCGGACTCCGCACGCCCGACGGCGTCGTCCTCGCCGCCAACCGGCAGGTCAGCTCGACGCTCATGGAACGCTCGAGCGTCGAGAAGATCCACAAGGCCGACGAACACATCGGCGTCGCGAGCGCCGGCCACGTCGCCGACGCCCGCCAACTCGTCGATCTCGCACGCCGCCGCGCGCAGGGCGAACAGCTCCGCTACGGCCAGCAGATCGGCGTCGAGACGCTGACGCGAGCGGTCACCGACCACATTCAGGAGTACACCCAGACCGGCGGTGCCCGCCCGTTCGGCGTTGCCCTCCTCGTCGGTGGCATCGAGGACGGCGAGCCGAAACTGTTCGAGACCGACCCCTCGGGGACGGACTACGAGTGGAAGGCGGCCGCCATCGGCGGCGACCGCGACGTCATTCAGGGCTACCTCGAGGAGAACTACCGCGACGATCTCGACGTCGACGGCGGTCTCGAACTCGCCGTGAGCGCACTCAGCGAACCTGAAGACGAGGTCGTCGCCGCCGAGGACGTCGACGTCGCGACGATCACGACCGAGGACGAATCGTTCCAGTCGGTCGACGACGACCGCCTCGAGTCGATCCTCGCGGAGATCGAGACGGAGGAGAGCGATGAATAA